From Lycium ferocissimum isolate CSIRO_LF1 chromosome 12, AGI_CSIRO_Lferr_CH_V1, whole genome shotgun sequence, one genomic window encodes:
- the LOC132039787 gene encoding auxin-responsive protein IAA20-like: MMELQLGLALCSNSTKGYNVDEFKIESLCGNFNLNTKKPSSSEILDFQDENNVQVLQTLPLLVWDKADDDHSEPQRKDGDEDGVVGWPPVNSLRKKLCHQSSRDGGGAVNYVTVENGGGSSGSGSGRGSLYKYVKVKMEGVGIARKIDLSLFQSYGTLTDTLISMFGKSKEIGDAYKLTYQDKEGDWLLAGDVPWKTFVESVQRLKLVRDEDY, encoded by the exons atgaTGGAGCTACAATTGGGACTTGCACTTTGTAGCAATTCAACAAAAGGGTATAATGTTGATGAATTCAAAATTGAGTCTTTGTGTGGAAATTTCAATTTGAACACCAAAAAACCAAGCTCAAGTGAAATTCTTGATTTccaagatgaaaataatgtccAAGTTCTTCAAACTTTGCCTTTGCTTGTTTGGGATAAAGCTGATGATGATCACAGTGAACCTCAAAG AAAAGATGGTGATGAAGATGGGGTGGTAGGGTGGCCACCGGTTAATTCATTAAGGAAAAAGCTCTGCCACCAGAGCAGCCGCGACGGTGGCGGTGCAGTGAACTATGTCACGGTGGAGAACGGCGGCGGCAGCAGTGGCAGTGGCAGTGGCAGAGGATCTTTATATAAGTATGTGAAAGTGAAAATGGAAGGAGTGGGAATTGCAAGGAAAATTGACTTAAGTCTTTTTCAATCATATGGGACACTCACTGACACTTTAATTTCCATGTTTGGAAAAA GTAAAGAAATTGGTGATGCTTATAAACTTACTTATCAGGATAAAGAAGGTGATTGGCTTCTTGCTGGTGATGTACCATGGAA GACTTTTGTTGAGTCAGTGCAGAGGCTAAAGTTGGTTAGAGATGAAGATTATTGA